Within Mercenaria mercenaria strain notata chromosome 15, MADL_Memer_1, whole genome shotgun sequence, the genomic segment ttaatttcaaagttacaaaatcaaacaaatttataaaacaaactaCATAAAACTCCTGTACAAAAGTGTctgtaaaatcatataaataagACAACATTTTTACAACAGAACCATTTATAAAACTGTTCGCTTAGTGCAAACTTTACATAAAAGCAAGTTCTAGCAATCTACAATATCTGACACAGCTGTATTTTTTTCTTAGGCAACCATTCAAGTCGATGAAAGACacaattcaaatatcaaataacagGTACATCATATAACAAAGTTAGAAATAATGGAACTTTAGCCCattaaaatgtttcttatcaatttaaaagtaaaagtcTATTTAAATAAATGGCTGGATTACTAGcgctatttgacatttttaaaaggtaaCTCCAACTTGGTTGAGACCCAAATTCTGTGAATTCTAATAATTCCAAACAGATCTTGATACCTCCTTGCCCAAACAACACAGCACTCCTATTcttgtattatttcttttgtttttgttgggtttaactttccagctttgatggtggagaaagactccaggtgcccctccgtgcattatttcatcacgagcgggcacctgggtagaaccacagaccttccgtaagccaactggatagcttcctcacatgaagaattcaacgccccgagtgagactcgaatccacatcgatgaggggcaagtgatctggagccagcgaccttaaccattcggccacggaggctcctccCTATTCTTGTATTAGGTTAATCTTCTTATCTCTATGTATTTAGATTAATTACATAATCACCGGTTTCAAAACTTAATAGCAAGTTTCTAGGATGGCCTAAGTATATAAcaatattaagtaatattttaaaattccatCCTTCAAATTTGTTGTTACCTTAAAACCTATACATCTGTTTTCTCAACTATTTATATTTTCTTGActgtttatatgagccgtgccatgagaaaaccaacatagtgggctttgcgaccagcatggatccagaccagcctgcgcatctgcgcagtctggtcaggatccatgctgttcgctttcaaagtctattgcaattggagaatctgttagcgaacagcatggatcctgaccagactgcgcagatgcgcaggctggtctggatccttgctggtcgcaaagccactatgttggttttttcatggcacggctcatatttctaGATGCTTTATATTAACTACTTAATATCTCGAGTAATATTGCGATTCATTATACAATATCAGGTTAAAACATAGAATTTATTACACAGCTGTAGATTTTCTGGTTGACAAGTTTCCAATCTGCATCATTCAGTATCTGGTTTACGGATATTCCTTGCAAAACACCTACTTTCTCAACCCATTAATATCTTGGAAATATTGCATAATGTCAGGTATAAAGTAAGAACCTACAGCATAACTGATGGTTTCTTGGTGGGCTTCGTTAACCACTTGTTTTCTGCATATTTCAATTCATTCCACAGTACTTGGTTTAACCTATCCAGAGCAAGGTTTTGATCTACAAGAATCATTGACGCGGATTTACTGTGCAACTTTTTTGCCATCCTAATGCAGTCTGCAACAACATGACTGAGAGTGTATTTCAACTTAACGGGCAAATTATACACAAGGTAGTCTTGCAAGATATGGCATATTTTAACTAAGTCTGGAATGTAGTTCACACCAACACCGGAACATCGGTGTATATTCTTATTGCACCGAGATTTACACACGTCGCCATAGAGACAATCTGCGTCTGTTTCACAGGTCTTACTCTGTAATGTcttatttaaaaactgctcaGATATAATACCCTGTACATTGGATACTTTCATCTCAAAGTACTCCGTGTATCCGAAGTTCTTTGGACTGAAATTACACATGTAGAACTTCGTGTTTTCAGTTTCCATCGTTGTGTAAACATACTCTAACAAACCCAGAGCAATATGCATTCGTTTTGGGAACTCCGGCAGGTGCCAGCGATATCTGTAAAAATATGCACAATGCATATATTATAAGAATATCAAACAAGATTTCACTACtttattatatgaaatacttGTGATTTCAGTTTCAGAACGGTATTACCCAATGTAATTCAGCAAGGTTTTACCCGATGTAATTCAGGAAAATCTTACCCATGTAATTCAGGAAAATCTTACCCAATGTAATTCAGGAAAATCTTACCCAATGTAATTCTGTACTCTAACCAAATATAATTCAGTAAAGTCTTGTTCAGTGATCTTACCTAGTGTAACTCAGAAGTCTTACCAAATGTAACTCAGTAGTCTTACCCAATAAAATTCAGTAAAGCCTTAACCAACGTTATTCAGTGTCAGAAGTCCTATCCAATGTAATTCAGTAAAGTCTTAACTAATGTGATTCAGCTAAGTCTTACCCAATAAAATATCAGTGTAAATCAGTTAATCTTTCCAAGTGTAACTCAGTAGTCTTACCAAATGTAATTTATCAAAGTACTTCCAAATGTAACTCGGTTAAAGTCATACCCAGTGAAATACAGTGAAGTATTACCAAACCTAATTTAGAAGTCTTACCTAATGTAATTCTATAAAGTCTTACCCAAAGTAATTCAACTAGGTCATATATATCAACAATCTTACACTactctttatattttacatttaacttaAGACAGACCAAATGATAGGCTGACACTTTGACTTCACCATTCAGgagcaagaaaaaaacaacaactgcaaATGACTGTCTTATTGAAGTTGCCGATTTTGCAGATAAAAATACTTCATACCGGTATGCTAGCAACTGAACCTTAGATTTTCAAAAACAGAAACACAATAAGTTTTGGCTAGAAACTGATTTCTATGTCTTTCAAAcaagcaaaaaaatattttaaacaagagcaccgccttgcgggtgctgacgctcatctgattttttttgtgtaatagaaatattgtcctacccaagattttctaagtctaaaaagggccatcattcttgcaaaaagcaggatagagttatgtttcttgatgtacagtgtccacttatgatggtgaaaaactgttgcaagttttaaagcaatagctttgatagtttatgagaatagttgacttaaaaataataatactcaaccaagaaaatgattttctaagtccaaaaggggcaataattattgcaaaaaagcaggatggagttacgttcttgctgtacagggtcagcttataatggtgaacaagtgttgcaagtttcaaagcaatagctttgatagtttcagagaaaaagttgacctaaacataaaacttaaccaagaaatctgatattttctaagtccaaaaggggccataaatcttgcaaaaagcaggatggagttatgtttcttgctgtacagggtcaacttatgatggtgaacaagtgttgcaagttttaaagcaatagctttgatagtttaggataaaagctgacctaaacataaaacttaacacagaaaactgattttctaagtccaaaaggggcaataattcttgcaaaaagcaagatggagttatgtttcttgatgtacagggtctgcttatgatggtgaacaagtattccaagtttcaaagcaatagctttgatagtttaggagaaaagttgacctaaacataaaacttaaccaagaaatctgatattttctaagtacaaaaagggccataaatcttgcaaaaagcaagatggagttatgtttcttgctatacagggtcaacttatgatggtgaacaagtattccaagtttcaaagcaatagctttgatagtttatgagaaaagctgacctaaacataaaacttaaccaggcaacgccgacgccgacaaccgctcaagtgatgacaataactcatcattttttttcaaaaaatcagatgagctaaaaatgagaatttcatgaaaatattttttaatgcaaaacttcCAGATAAAAGCATACTAGATAAAATTTCttgataacaagagggtcatgatgaccctggatcgctcaccagagtaatatgagctacatgtttcaaatgtcaaactgatgatttttagaggttttttttgaagatattctgatgtacaatcaagtaacccctggggcggggccaagtttaccccgggtgtcatgaatggaacaaagtttgtagaagtctactaggcaatgtaatgtatcaaatatctaagatctaggccttctggtttatttttagcaaatttatgaagatttccctatatacaatcaagtaacccctgggactgggtcaattttgaccccagggtcatgatttgaacaactttagtagaggtccactatttgaaatttttttgtaggagtctactaggaaatgctacatgtcaaatatctaagatctaggccttctgtttattcttagaaaatttttgaagattttcctatgtaaaatcaagtgacccctggggcggggtcaattttgaccccagggtcatgatttgaacaactttagtagaggtccactaggcaatgctacatgtcaaatatctaagctctaggtcttctggtttttgagaagaaaattttttaagattttcctatgtaaaatcaagtgacccctagggcggggtcaattttgaccccggggtcatgatttgaacaaatttggtagaggtccactaggcaatgcttcacaccaaatatctaagctctaggacttctggtttttgagaagaagatttttaaagtttttcctttctgttgccagggcaaccagagttctgcatgaaattcaattctttgaacaatttttaaagaagaccatccaaggaacatccctgtgaagtttcatcaaaattggcctgttggtttaggaggagatgttgttaaaaggaaagtgtggaaggacggacggacgatggacggatGAATGCcagacagtgagcgatcacaatagctcaccctgagcactttgtgctctggtgagctaacaaagTCACCTTAAATCTGAAAGTACATCTTACCTATTTGGAAAGGCTCTATCTATATATGATGATGTATTTTTGCTGTACAACATCTGGTGATACGCTGCCTCATACGCATACAGGGAGCCACAGGTCCCATTGATTTTTGGAAATACTGAATTATGTTGGAATATAAACAATGTCTGGAATTCTTGAATCTGCAGTAACTGCCACAAAGAGTTAACTTCACCATACGTCAGCTGAAATGGTTAAAATCAATACCATATGTGAGAAAGCAttaaactgaagaaacaaatcaAAGACTACAGCCTTTTGCACAAAACAGCCCTTCATAATATCAAAAGTTAGAGAAATACTAGCTGTGAGTACTACATAATAATCATGTCCCATTTTTTATGATTGGCTTAAAAAAAATAGAACAGCCTTGTTACAAAAATTACAGCAAAATGCTGAATTGAAGTGTTAGCCCTAAAAGTGTAATATTAGCACTAAAGACATTCTCCTGACCTACCTGACCATCTCTATTGAAGTCAGCGTAACTTAAGGCTCTCTTTATAAGGCTGGAATGGTCGTTGTTGCCGAGAACACGGGTAAATAAATTCTTTATCACATTAGAGAAATCTGTCTGCGTCATACCCTCCCATATAGAGTCGGTGTTGGACTGTGAACCTTCCTTCTCTGGTAACCGAGCTTTAATTACCTGATCTTCCCACTTAAATACCTGTATCACATATTCAAACAATACGTTCTAAATAATGATATCACCTGACTTTCCCACTTAAACACATATCATGTTTTTAAATGGTACAGTGataacaagagctatcactaaatgtgattaATACCCAAGACGCCACTTTTATACAGGGACtgtaaaatgttgtgatcatggcctctgaccttcaagtgtgaccttgaccttggacctagtgacccgAGTTGTACACTCTGCAGGCTGTCTTGATGAAGTTAACAGgagatgctagttttatgaaaatctttcaagtggttaagaagatacagagcagacacaaatttaagctatttgacatttgacctttaagtACATCCTTAACCTTGGATATTATGACCTCGGTTGTGCACTCTGCCTGTCTGGGTGAGGTTAACAATAGATACATTTGGTAAAGACCTTATTTCATTTTGTCAGACAAATTCTCTAACTATTGTTAACGGCAGGTGTGGTGATGACCTAGATGTTGGGGAATTTACATCTTGTGGTACAAATAGTGCAAGTGTTATAGACTACGGTATTTAATATGCAGTAATAATCTATTCCAGAAAATAAGTAATTTTGCAGTTGATGCTAATGCGTTATACGATCACATGCCACTAAATTTAACGTTGTTGAGTAAATCTATTGTGAAACCAgataaaattgatgaaactttcgATTCAGATAAAACTGTAATCAATGCTGATAAGAGTTCACAGTACCAGGATATTCTctgtaattttattgtaaatgatgGTTTTTCTGTCCTAGATGAAAAGCTTAATAGTCCTGATACGAATGTGATGACGTTCTAGAAACCTTTACAAATTGTTTGCTTAAGTTAAGTGATAGTTTTGTAATAAACTAGAAAGGACCGTAAACattcttttcaaaaaaatgaatgatATGATACTGAATGCCGAAAATTGAAGCGTGATGCTAATAGCGCTTTGCGTAAATAACGTATAAGAAGGTCTAATAGGAATTTTGAGGAATACGCTTTACTTAAGTCGAAATATAGGTGTTTATGTAGGGCTAAAAAGATTAAGCATGAGAAAAACATTGCCAAATCCTTTGAAAGTACATTGACGAATCCTTGGTTATTTTGGCAAAAGGTAAAAGAATTATTAGGCAGTTCAGTTAGGAATCTTGACATATCTGATGATGCTTGGCTGctccattttaaaaatcttttcggtaatcaaaatactgaaaatgaggtctctgATGATGCATCATACACTGATATGGATAGAGAATTTAGTGACATTGAAAATGATATTCTCaataatgaaataacttcgtATGAAATAAGTTCTGctgttaaaagtttaaaacttaataaatcaACTTGCGGGAAACTTGTACCAGCAGCTTTCCGACAGCCTGGTCTCATTCAATATTAGTACCTGTCCATAAAAAGGGTAGTTTTAACAATCCCGACAATTACAGAGGAATAGCTCTGCTAGATGTCTTTAGTAAAATAAATATCAGTATATTAAAAAACGAGTAACatgttttgctgaaatatttaataaaatctcaAGAGTCTCAATCAGGTTTTCGAGAGGGATATAGCACTATAGATAATGCGTTCATTTTACAGTCTGTTGCAAGTAAATTTCTAAGCATGAAGAGAAGAAAAGTTTACATCGCTTTTGTGGACTTCCACAAAGCTTTTGATTCAGTTGATAGACCTACATTATTATAACAAACTACGTTCTTATAATATTAGAGGAAAATTGTTAATTGCAATCCAGGCTATTTACAATACAGTTAGGATGTCGGTTAAATGTAAATCTGGCTTACCAGAAAGCTTTAACAGCTCTGTCGGGCTCAGACAGGGTTGCAACTTAA encodes:
- the LOC123549628 gene encoding divergent protein kinase domain 1A-like isoform X2 translates to MKKMYSWSRRTSWSVRGIRMKLQHVPTQTCKACIRCSMRVFESEWTRYCFIFVILSTVCCLLFGWVLFRDPCFEWEIRTSLCNDYQNGLIAGSLCYDLCIEDIVSLSSCIEQDGQHSVFKWEDQVIKARLPEKEGSQSNTDSIWEGMTQTDFSNVIKNLFTRVLGNNDHSSLIKRALSYADFNRDGQLTYGEVNSLWQLLQIQEFQTLFIFQHNSVFPKINGTCGSLYAYEAAYHQMLYSKNTSSYIDRAFPNRYRWHLPEFPKRMHIALGLLEYVYTTMETENTKFYMCNFSPKNFGYTEYFEMKVSNVQGIISEQFLNKTLQSKTCETDADCLYGDVCKSRCNKNIHRCSGVGVNYIPDLVKICHILQDYLVYNLPVKLKYTLSHVVADCIRMAKKLHSKSASMILVDQNLALDRLNQVLWNELKYAENKWLTKPTKKPSVML
- the LOC123549628 gene encoding divergent protein kinase domain 1A-like isoform X3; this translates as MYSWSRRTSWSVRGIRMKLQHVPTQTCKACIRCSMRVFESEWTRYCFIFVILSTVCCLLFGWVLFRDPCFEWEIRTSLCNDYQNGLIAGSLCYDLCIEDIVSLSSCIEQDGQHSVFKWEDQVIKARLPEKEGSQSNTDSIWEGMTQTDFSNVIKNLFTRVLGNNDHSSLIKRALSYADFNRDGQLTYGEVNSLWQLLQIQEFQTLFIFQHNSVFPKINGTCGSLYAYEAAYHQMLYSKNTSSYIDRAFPNRYRWHLPEFPKRMHIALGLLEYVYTTMETENTKFYMCNFSPKNFGYTEYFEMKVSNVQGIISEQFLNKTLQSKTCETDADCLYGDVCKSRCNKNIHRCSGVGVNYIPDLVKICHILQDYLVYNLPVKLKYTLSHVVADCIRMAKKLHSKSASMILVDQNLALDRLNQVLWNELKYAENKWLTKPTKKPSVML
- the LOC123549628 gene encoding divergent protein kinase domain 1A-like isoform X1, which gives rise to MKKIDGQNCSARIQEYIQVMYSWSRRTSWSVRGIRMKLQHVPTQTCKACIRCSMRVFESEWTRYCFIFVILSTVCCLLFGWVLFRDPCFEWEIRTSLCNDYQNGLIAGSLCYDLCIEDIVSLSSCIEQDGQHSVFKWEDQVIKARLPEKEGSQSNTDSIWEGMTQTDFSNVIKNLFTRVLGNNDHSSLIKRALSYADFNRDGQLTYGEVNSLWQLLQIQEFQTLFIFQHNSVFPKINGTCGSLYAYEAAYHQMLYSKNTSSYIDRAFPNRYRWHLPEFPKRMHIALGLLEYVYTTMETENTKFYMCNFSPKNFGYTEYFEMKVSNVQGIISEQFLNKTLQSKTCETDADCLYGDVCKSRCNKNIHRCSGVGVNYIPDLVKICHILQDYLVYNLPVKLKYTLSHVVADCIRMAKKLHSKSASMILVDQNLALDRLNQVLWNELKYAENKWLTKPTKKPSVML